In the genome of Phacochoerus africanus isolate WHEZ1 chromosome 10, ROS_Pafr_v1, whole genome shotgun sequence, one region contains:
- the EIF4E gene encoding eukaryotic translation initiation factor 4E, whose amino-acid sequence MATVEPETTPTPNPPPTEEEKTESNQEVANPEHYIKHPLQNRWALWFFKNDKSKTWQANLRLISKFDTVEDFWALYNHIQLSSNLMPGCDYSLFKDGIEPMWEDEKNKRGGRWLITLNKQQRRSDLDRFWLETLLCLIGESFDDYSDDVCGAVVNVRAKGDKIAIWTTECENRDAVTHIGRVYKERLGLPPKIVIGYQSHADTATKSGSTTKNRFVV is encoded by the exons GAAACCACCCCTACTCCTAATCCCCCGCCtacagaagaagagaaaacagaatctaATCAGGAGGTTGCTAACCCAGAACACTATATTAAACATCCTTTACAAAACAG aTGGGCactctggttttttaaaaatgataaaagcaaaACTTGGCAAGCAAACCTTCGGCTGATCTCTAAGTTTGATACTGTTGAAGACTTTTGGGC TCTCTACAACCATATCCAGTTGTCTAGTAATTTAATGCCTGGCTGTGACTACTCACTTTTTAAG GATGGTATTGAGCCTATGtgggaagatgagaaaaacaaacgAGGAGGACGATGGCTAATTACGTTGAACAAACAGCAGAGACGAAGTGACCTCGATCGCTTTTGGCTAGAGACA CTGCTGTGCCTTATTGGAGAATCTTTTGATGACTACAGTGATGATGTATGTGGAGCTGTTGTTAATGTTAGAGCTAAGGGTGATAAAATAGCAATATGGACTACTGAATGTGAAAACAGAGATGCTGTTACACATATAGG gaggGTATACAAAGAAAGGTTAGGACTTCCTCCAAAGATAGTGATTGGTTATCAGTCCCATGCAGACACAGCTACTAAGAGCGGCTCCACCACTAAAAATAGGTTTGTTGTTTAA